The following are from one region of the Leptospira harrisiae genome:
- a CDS encoding MotA/TolQ/ExbB proton channel family protein — protein sequence MNFSCNLTKKKFALSFVTLLITIFTLAGKIEAQATPAPPTTESTQTTEAPAETQAPVAEAPAEAPKQDSEIGLVKLFVTGGWSMWPLLLSSIVGFGVILERLYFFFTAKLVRKGYNQDLQDAIDASGMNGVEEFLKANEGQRITDVLKNGMEISQNDPEIFASGIEREAGEVMTLLEKGLTVLSAVSTIAPLVGFLGTVSGMINAFDAIANADQVNAKVVAGGIKEALITTAAGLIVAIPAMTFYQYLQGRVAFFTSEVEEAANKIYKEYLKLKAGKRA from the coding sequence ATGAACTTTTCATGTAACCTGACAAAGAAGAAATTCGCTTTGTCTTTTGTGACCTTACTTATCACAATTTTTACTCTTGCAGGAAAAATCGAAGCACAAGCAACACCTGCTCCACCAACGACTGAATCCACACAAACAACGGAAGCACCAGCGGAAACTCAGGCTCCCGTAGCCGAAGCTCCTGCGGAAGCACCAAAACAAGATTCCGAAATCGGACTCGTAAAATTGTTTGTGACTGGTGGATGGTCAATGTGGCCACTCCTACTTTCTTCTATTGTTGGCTTTGGTGTGATTCTAGAAAGATTGTATTTTTTCTTCACAGCAAAACTCGTAAGAAAAGGTTACAACCAAGACTTACAAGATGCGATTGATGCTTCTGGTATGAATGGTGTCGAAGAATTCTTAAAAGCAAATGAAGGACAAAGAATTACTGACGTATTAAAAAATGGTATGGAAATTTCGCAAAACGATCCAGAGATTTTTGCATCTGGTATCGAAAGAGAAGCTGGTGAAGTCATGACACTTCTTGAAAAAGGACTCACAGTTCTTTCTGCAGTATCCACCATTGCCCCACTCGTTGGATTCCTTGGAACCGTTTCTGGTATGATCAACGCATTTGATGCGATTGCAAACGCAGACCAAGTAAACGCAAAAGTGGTTGCTGGTGGTATCAAAGAAGCACTTATCACAACTGCTGCTGGTCTTATCGTTGCGATTCCTGCAATGACATTCTACCAATACTTACAAGGCCGAGTTGCATTCTTTACTTCTGAAGTAGAAGAAGCTGCTAACAAAATCTACAAAGAATACTTAAAACTAAAAGCCGGTAAAAGAGCGTAA
- a CDS encoding cobalamin-binding protein: MGPERIICLTEEPTEMLYLLGEEKRIVGISVYTERPPRAKEEKTKVSAFISGNVKKITALEPDLVIGFSDIQSQLAKDLIERGLNVLIFNQRSITEILSNMQMLGNLVGQSEKAKNLIDDWKRKIHSWEKENESKTHKPKVFFQEWDEPIITGIQWVSEAITLAGGEDCFSHLKDRKLAKDRIITATDVKDANPDVYIGSWCGKAMDWDWVRNKPEWLSTNFIKSNKIFELDPSIILQPGPALFLEGIPKLKEIFSSL, translated from the coding sequence ATGGGCCCAGAAAGAATCATTTGTCTCACTGAAGAACCCACAGAGATGTTGTATCTCTTGGGAGAAGAAAAACGAATCGTAGGAATCTCTGTTTATACCGAACGCCCACCAAGAGCCAAAGAAGAAAAAACCAAAGTCTCTGCCTTTATCAGTGGGAACGTAAAAAAAATCACGGCTCTCGAACCAGATCTCGTCATTGGTTTTTCTGACATCCAATCCCAACTTGCCAAAGATCTCATTGAACGAGGGTTAAACGTTCTAATCTTCAACCAAAGATCGATAACAGAAATTTTATCCAATATGCAAATGCTTGGTAACCTTGTGGGCCAATCAGAAAAGGCAAAAAATCTGATCGATGATTGGAAACGTAAGATACATTCTTGGGAAAAGGAAAACGAATCCAAAACCCACAAACCAAAAGTTTTTTTTCAAGAATGGGATGAACCCATTATCACTGGAATCCAATGGGTGAGCGAAGCAATCACACTAGCGGGTGGCGAAGATTGTTTTTCCCACTTAAAAGATCGTAAACTTGCTAAAGACCGAATCATTACCGCTACGGATGTGAAGGATGCCAATCCCGATGTTTACATAGGTTCTTGGTGTGGAAAGGCAATGGACTGGGACTGGGTGCGGAACAAACCCGAATGGTTATCCACAAACTTTATCAAATCCAATAAAATCTTTGAGCTAGACCCAAGCATTATATTACAACCAGGTCCTGCTTTGTTTTTAGAAGGCATTCCCAAACTGAAAGAGATCTTCTCCTCCCTCTAA
- a CDS encoding potassium channel family protein: MQRKKIAVIGIGSFGKLFVRYLFDDGHEVIAIDKDPMVIDSIKDYVTIAVTLDATDEHALRSQGIVDVDYAVIALADDFETSIICADSLKKCGVKNIYARYQTELQMKVLELLGIKDLFNPEEKAARSMAETLSFSGMRSSFLLSDEYSVVEVTVPKRYINHTIADADLRHKYNINVITIKRPTINKETKRASDSKSEKILGIPHGNTILKEDDVIVLFGSQSDLARFLET; this comes from the coding sequence ATGCAAAGAAAAAAAATAGCAGTCATCGGTATTGGAAGTTTTGGAAAGTTATTTGTTCGTTATCTTTTTGATGATGGGCATGAAGTCATAGCAATTGATAAAGATCCCATGGTCATTGATTCCATAAAAGATTATGTAACGATTGCTGTTACCTTGGATGCCACTGACGAACATGCATTACGTTCTCAAGGAATTGTTGATGTGGATTATGCAGTCATTGCACTTGCCGACGATTTTGAAACATCCATTATTTGTGCTGATAGTTTAAAAAAATGTGGTGTTAAAAATATTTACGCTCGTTACCAAACGGAACTACAAATGAAAGTTTTGGAACTTCTTGGAATCAAAGATTTGTTTAATCCAGAAGAAAAAGCGGCAAGGAGTATGGCCGAAACATTATCTTTTTCCGGAATGCGTTCTAGTTTTTTACTTTCTGATGAATACAGTGTGGTGGAAGTCACTGTACCAAAACGTTATATTAATCATACCATCGCTGATGCTGACTTACGTCATAAATACAATATCAATGTCATTACCATCAAACGCCCCACGATCAATAAAGAAACCAAACGAGCATCCGATTCTAAATCAGAAAAAATTTTAGGAATCCCACATGGAAATACAATCCTCAAAGAAGATGATGTGATTGTTCTCTTTGGATCCCAATCCGATCTGGCTCGTTTTTTGGAAACTTAA